Proteins from one Desulfonema limicola genomic window:
- a CDS encoding tetratricopeptide repeat protein — protein sequence MKQTKPIENKELIKTKASLWAVFPNLETYHDFINENQPNALISFIRYAKLNGAIAEESEKSFEEFINQNKHEITVKEYDISNISLKDLPEKLQFDSFRWLCSRIKILIKKFELDIPSVSPTMFSRLNNEPANTNKKKNALRILAFWIGQERPAFSSFWNYETLLNLCPHDLNISKITEGARLAVSLQGRGDVINEATIKWLRTELKSCIQDMNIKYASIESGTSFHITEFSIKIPIQSATQNNFNHPKIYGKCIRDAIAIAHQISVRWILSPHNSPKKFLSVGIASGDFSELDIPLKTLINAKLQGDPIIRVTDYTHMCILINNIQVICCDNPIQIDVPDGSRLTLWWFIGLWSTIYWDFAPIILNKNSLASDDESKYFLKKALWFPDQLTSFRDLEKGNAAIINLFKFPQNALLGFEIAKTFFYRNMFFEANEILKIILSTEPKNLVARTLRINIFMQLSLKADLPYSIAETYYRWFENEAKFCLENCKVDEEFYCEYALAKLAQALKILRILRSDNDLDSIKRDSLSDLMIKTLKDSLSVFEKAATLSPTGYRSLYWYVLVSSFTDMLLKDNELIFNKKPFIDKHGCSMNTVVNMFKLLGWLPHDDMAINSDTIEFLKQRLWNAANTYNDTILNRGQKPSTTFYYAILNWDLNPFLDVKTARQVILWLREAINIAETVRKDNLYVFSTFRLNSDVISIDKFIEWVNILITEIEKRVGSYESLLNRKGDESITPEESGGFKLFCHLVDENI from the coding sequence ATGAAACAGACTAAACCTATTGAAAATAAAGAACTTATCAAAACAAAAGCATCTCTGTGGGCTGTTTTCCCAAATCTTGAAACATATCATGATTTCATAAATGAGAATCAGCCAAATGCTCTTATATCTTTTATCCGCTATGCAAAATTGAATGGGGCAATTGCAGAGGAATCAGAAAAGTCTTTTGAGGAGTTTATTAATCAAAACAAGCATGAAATAACGGTTAAAGAATACGATATTTCTAATATTTCGTTAAAAGATCTTCCAGAAAAATTACAATTTGATTCATTCAGGTGGTTATGCAGTCGAATAAAAATACTGATAAAAAAATTTGAATTGGATATTCCATCGGTCAGTCCGACAATGTTCAGCCGCTTAAATAATGAGCCTGCAAATACAAATAAAAAAAAGAACGCATTAAGAATACTGGCATTCTGGATAGGGCAGGAAAGGCCTGCTTTTTCATCATTCTGGAATTATGAAACACTTTTGAATCTTTGTCCGCATGATCTCAATATCTCAAAAATAACAGAAGGTGCCAGACTTGCGGTTTCATTGCAAGGGCGAGGTGATGTTATTAATGAAGCAACAATTAAATGGTTAAGAACGGAACTCAAAAGTTGTATTCAGGACATGAATATCAAGTATGCATCAATAGAAAGCGGTACATCATTTCACATTACAGAATTTTCAATAAAAATTCCCATTCAAAGCGCAACACAAAACAATTTTAACCATCCTAAAATATATGGTAAATGTATTCGTGATGCAATTGCAATTGCACACCAAATTTCTGTACGCTGGATACTTTCCCCTCATAATTCTCCGAAAAAGTTTTTGTCAGTCGGAATTGCATCAGGTGATTTTTCTGAACTGGACATCCCATTAAAAACATTAATAAACGCCAAATTGCAGGGAGACCCTATCATTCGTGTAACGGATTATACTCATATGTGTATATTAATCAACAATATACAGGTAATTTGCTGCGACAACCCCATACAGATTGACGTGCCGGACGGAAGCAGATTGACTTTATGGTGGTTTATTGGTTTATGGAGTACAATATATTGGGATTTTGCTCCTATTATTTTAAATAAAAATTCCCTGGCTTCAGATGATGAATCAAAATATTTTTTAAAAAAGGCCCTTTGGTTCCCTGACCAGCTTACAAGCTTCCGGGACCTTGAAAAAGGAAACGCTGCAATAATCAATTTATTTAAATTTCCTCAGAATGCTTTATTAGGCTTTGAAATTGCAAAAACATTTTTTTATAGAAACATGTTTTTTGAAGCTAACGAGATTTTAAAGATTATCCTGAGTACAGAGCCTAAAAATTTGGTTGCCAGAACTCTGAGAATAAATATTTTCATGCAATTAAGTTTAAAAGCCGATTTACCATATTCAATTGCAGAAACCTATTACAGATGGTTTGAAAATGAAGCAAAATTTTGTTTGGAAAACTGCAAAGTAGATGAAGAATTTTATTGTGAATACGCTTTGGCCAAACTCGCACAGGCATTAAAGATTCTTAGGATTCTAAGATCAGATAACGATCTGGACAGTATAAAAAGGGATTCTTTATCTGATTTGATGATAAAGACACTTAAAGATTCTTTGTCAGTTTTTGAAAAAGCGGCTACCTTATCCCCGACCGGCTACCGATCATTATATTGGTATGTATTGGTAAGTAGTTTTACAGATATGTTATTAAAAGACAATGAATTGATTTTCAATAAAAAGCCATTTATTGATAAACACGGTTGCAGTATGAATACTGTTGTAAATATGTTTAAATTATTAGGATGGTTGCCTCATGATGACATGGCAATAAATAGTGACACTATTGAGTTTTTAAAACAAAGATTATGGAACGCGGCAAATACTTATAATGATACCATATTAAACCGGGGACAAAAACCCAGCACTACTTTTTATTATGCAATATTAAATTGGGATTTAAACCCCTTTCTTGACGTAAAAACTGCAAGGCAGGTTATTTTGTGGCTTCGTGAAGCAATCAACATTGCAGAAACCGTTAGAAAAGATAATCTTTATGTATTCTCAACATTTCGATTAAACTCAGATGTTATTTCAATAGATAAATTTATAGAATGGGTAAATATATTGATTACTGAAATTGAGAAAAGAGTGGGAAGCTATGAATCACTTTTAAACAGAAAAGGTGATGAGTCTATTACTCCAGAAGAATCCGGGGGATTTAAACTATTTTGCCACTTGGTTGATGAAAACATATAA
- a CDS encoding GSU2403 family nucleotidyltransferase fold protein, with the protein MEKKYKLLSTVHKELENAGVLEKLILAGSWCQYYYRILFDEAPEIPLIRTTDIDFLVPNPPKIRKKVDVSELLNNLGFDNDFDYHTGLVKYVHPDLEIQFLTPALGRGKDSPYEIKKLNINAEGLRYMTLLQDYKFQMKHAGITIWLPEPEAFVLHKIIISQKQKSPAKRDKDLQSAQSIGELCIEDKARRERMKFIFEGMPRKWKRDILDVVKQVSPEIFSCLNL; encoded by the coding sequence ATGGAAAAAAAATATAAACTCCTTTCAACCGTACACAAGGAACTGGAAAACGCAGGAGTTCTGGAAAAACTGATTCTTGCCGGAAGCTGGTGTCAATATTATTACAGGATTCTGTTTGATGAAGCACCGGAAATCCCGCTTATCAGAACTACTGATATTGATTTTCTTGTGCCAAACCCGCCAAAAATCAGGAAAAAGGTTGATGTGAGCGAGCTTTTAAACAATCTTGGATTTGACAATGATTTTGATTATCATACCGGCCTTGTGAAATACGTTCATCCTGATCTTGAAATCCAATTTCTGACCCCGGCACTTGGCAGGGGAAAAGACAGCCCCTATGAAATAAAAAAGTTGAATATTAATGCAGAAGGTCTCAGGTATATGACTCTGTTACAGGATTACAAATTTCAAATGAAGCACGCTGGCATTACCATCTGGCTCCCGGAACCGGAAGCATTTGTGCTTCATAAAATCATTATCAGTCAGAAACAGAAAAGTCCGGCAAAAAGGGATAAGGATTTACAGAGTGCCCAAAGTATCGGTGAATTGTGCATTGAAGATAAAGCCCGGCGGGAACGCATGAAATTTATATTTGAAGGAATGCCCCGTAAATGGAAGAGGGATATATTGGACGTGGTAAAGCAGGTTTCACCTGAAATTTTTTCCTGCTTGAATTTATGA